Proteins encoded within one genomic window of [Enterobacter] lignolyticus SCF1:
- a CDS encoding virulence factor SrfB gives MLVTLCDYQQSVTLIANSGVQFLDFGLTPQDALSRGRFVRKTANGPLLRLDYDIVNSRYTLPAENGSQPEVVKPESTLSLDHSLALLDGVWLPLPFLRFNPPRTFVEGPDNWARMQIRRLEQPDSAGHSHRVTLALDSQIHGNLPPHLAPGENDVLNGTRFALAWRDDEIADFLDQTWIDGWLREVFTQHAAQLENRSERDIAQALRSFEYQGHWLNLLALLGEQLSVPEVKIVTETVSTPAIPVDLILDVGNSHTCGVIIEDHGDANDGLRQTAELQVRSLSEPQFLNAPLFTSRLEFSEARFGKQHYSVESGREDAFVWPSIVRVGDEARKLATQRLGTEGNSGISSPRRYLWDETPTVQDWRFSQMNARTQREPLATAFPLTNLMNDDGQPLFTLPLDERMPVFSPQYSRSTLMTHMLCELLAQALGQINSVATRLRLGFPSSPRQLRTLILTLPSAMPKQEREIFRRRMFEAIALVWKSLGWHPQDDDFVTAKQQDKSVVPVPRIHMEWDEASCGQLVWLYNEAMSHFGGQTETFFAALARPDRQAADAVAPGRALRVASVDLGGGTTDMAITQYQLDDGTGSNVKITPQLLFREGFKIAGDDILLDVIQRCVLPALQTQLQKSGITDAPALMATLFGDSGRIDTQAVLRQQTALQLFMPIGHAILAAWERCDINDPLAGLHATFGELLKHAPTRNVMNYVGQAIGHALPAGSEPFDLLAVPLQVSFNELRDAMLAGEFTIAAPLHAVCEAISHYQCDVLLVTGRPGCLPGVQALIRYLQPVPVNRMVWMDSYHVHEWYPFSQQGRIGNPKSTAAVGAMLCSLALDLRLPRFNFKAADIGAYSTVRYLGVLDNTVNTLREENVWYAGIDLDKPGAKVDARLHFPLRGNVTLGFRQLANARWPATPLYTLSINSPEVAKAIAGDGVLQVRLQLTGGSRSEGPEAFTLSDAWLQDGTPVPPDALTLKLNTLADRRHSGSHYWIDSGSVYLK, from the coding sequence ATGCTGGTGACACTGTGCGACTACCAACAGAGCGTGACGCTTATCGCCAACAGCGGGGTGCAGTTCCTTGATTTCGGCCTGACGCCGCAGGACGCGCTGAGCCGCGGCCGTTTTGTCCGCAAAACCGCCAACGGCCCGCTGCTGCGCCTGGACTATGATATCGTCAACAGCCGCTACACTCTGCCTGCGGAAAACGGCAGCCAGCCGGAGGTGGTCAAGCCGGAAAGCACGCTGTCGCTTGACCACTCGCTCGCCCTGCTCGACGGCGTGTGGCTGCCGTTGCCCTTTCTGCGCTTCAACCCGCCGCGCACCTTCGTAGAGGGGCCAGATAACTGGGCGCGGATGCAAATTCGTCGGCTGGAACAGCCGGACAGCGCGGGCCACAGCCACCGCGTGACCCTCGCGCTGGACAGCCAGATCCACGGCAACCTGCCGCCGCATCTGGCGCCCGGCGAAAACGACGTGCTCAACGGCACGCGCTTTGCGCTGGCCTGGCGCGACGACGAAATCGCCGATTTCCTCGATCAGACCTGGATCGACGGCTGGCTGCGCGAGGTTTTCACCCAGCACGCCGCCCAGCTGGAAAACCGTAGCGAACGCGATATCGCCCAGGCGCTGCGCAGCTTTGAATACCAGGGCCACTGGCTCAACCTGCTGGCGCTGCTGGGCGAGCAGCTGTCGGTGCCGGAAGTAAAAATCGTCACCGAAACGGTGAGCACACCGGCGATCCCCGTCGATTTAATTCTCGACGTCGGCAACAGCCACACCTGCGGGGTGATCATCGAAGATCATGGCGATGCCAACGACGGCCTGCGCCAGACCGCCGAGCTGCAGGTGCGCTCGCTCAGCGAACCGCAGTTCCTCAACGCCCCGCTGTTCACCAGCCGCCTCGAGTTCTCCGAAGCCCGTTTTGGCAAACAGCATTACTCCGTAGAGAGCGGCCGCGAAGACGCTTTCGTCTGGCCGTCGATCGTTCGCGTCGGCGATGAGGCCCGCAAGCTTGCCACCCAGCGCCTCGGCACCGAAGGCAACAGCGGGATCTCCAGCCCGCGCCGCTACCTGTGGGATGAAACGCCCACCGTGCAGGACTGGCGCTTCAGCCAGATGAACGCCCGTACCCAGCGCGAACCGCTGGCGACCGCGTTTCCGCTGACCAACCTGATGAACGACGACGGCCAGCCGCTGTTTACGCTGCCGCTCGACGAACGCATGCCGGTGTTTTCACCGCAGTACAGCCGCAGCACGCTGATGACCCACATGCTGTGCGAGCTACTGGCGCAGGCGCTGGGGCAGATCAACAGCGTTGCCACCCGTCTGCGTCTGGGCTTTCCCTCCTCGCCGCGCCAGCTGCGCACGCTTATCCTGACGCTCCCCTCGGCGATGCCGAAGCAGGAGCGGGAAATTTTCCGCCGCCGGATGTTTGAAGCCATCGCCCTGGTGTGGAAATCCCTCGGCTGGCATCCGCAGGATGACGATTTTGTTACCGCGAAGCAGCAGGACAAAAGCGTCGTGCCGGTGCCGCGCATTCATATGGAATGGGATGAGGCCAGCTGCGGACAGCTCGTCTGGCTGTATAACGAAGCGATGTCGCATTTTGGCGGCCAGACCGAAACCTTCTTCGCCGCCCTCGCCCGCCCGGACCGCCAGGCGGCGGATGCCGTCGCGCCGGGACGCGCGCTGCGCGTGGCGTCGGTTGACCTCGGCGGCGGCACCACCGATATGGCGATCACCCAGTATCAGCTCGACGACGGCACTGGCAGCAATGTTAAGATCACGCCGCAGCTGCTGTTCCGCGAAGGGTTTAAAATTGCCGGCGACGATATCCTGCTGGACGTTATCCAGCGCTGCGTGCTGCCTGCGCTGCAAACGCAGCTGCAAAAATCGGGCATTACCGATGCCCCGGCGCTGATGGCGACGCTGTTCGGCGACTCCGGGCGTATTGATACCCAGGCCGTCCTGCGCCAGCAAACGGCGCTGCAGCTGTTTATGCCGATAGGCCACGCCATTCTCGCCGCCTGGGAGCGCTGCGATATTAACGATCCGCTGGCCGGGCTGCACGCGACCTTTGGCGAGCTGCTCAAGCACGCGCCGACTCGTAACGTGATGAACTACGTCGGCCAGGCCATTGGCCACGCGCTTCCGGCGGGCTCTGAGCCCTTCGACCTGCTGGCCGTACCGCTACAGGTGAGCTTCAACGAACTGCGCGACGCCATGCTGGCAGGCGAATTTACCATCGCCGCGCCGCTGCACGCCGTCTGCGAGGCCATCTCGCACTATCAGTGCGATGTGCTGCTGGTCACCGGACGCCCCGGCTGTCTGCCCGGCGTGCAGGCGCTGATCCGCTACCTACAGCCCGTCCCCGTTAACCGCATGGTGTGGATGGACAGCTACCACGTACATGAATGGTATCCGTTCAGCCAGCAGGGCCGTATCGGCAACCCGAAATCGACCGCCGCCGTCGGCGCGATGCTCTGTAGCCTGGCGCTGGATCTCCGCCTGCCGCGCTTTAACTTCAAAGCCGCCGACATCGGGGCATACTCCACGGTGCGCTATCTCGGGGTGCTGGATAACACCGTCAATACCCTGCGCGAGGAAAACGTCTGGTATGCCGGTATCGATCTCGATAAGCCGGGGGCAAAAGTCGATGCCAGACTGCACTTCCCGCTGCGCGGCAACGTCACGCTCGGCTTCCGTCAGCTGGCCAACGCGCGCTGGCCGGCTACGCCGCTGTACACCCTGAGCATTAACTCCCCGGAGGTGGCAAAAGCCATCGCGGGCGACGGCGTGCTGCAGGTTCGTTTGCAGTTGACCGGCGGCAGCCGTAGCGAAGGGCCGGAGGCCTTTACGCTAAGCGATGCCTGGCTACAGGACGGCACCCCGGTGCCGCCGGATGCCCTGACGCTGAAATTAAACACCCTGGCCGACCGCCGTCACAGCGGCAGCCACTACTGGATTGATAGCGGGAGCGTATATCTGAAATGA
- a CDS encoding virulence factor SrfC family protein, giving the protein MSRIQTFIDWTQTTRQVSALFDNDADALLTRLQALNAQQQALQQAQRAPVSIALYGCSQGAKAHLLGALCASGQGRLMVRAGNKTFDYFSHINPGHALTRMALRFSREAAAPDDAFPLRLHLMSETDLVQLFIAHALRQGAVRQVDKAVVVARLNAWQALRQSQPAAGVSREDVAALARFWQGVVPTRQQQFDDALWQQFIQLIPCLDLSARASAWALLWGEQQELTRQWLALAHVLQQCGHAGEVAAPLSLLVDGFALPAEGFLTPEYAPEGEVLAHPLAGENLLSAVSLPIDALALLTRELVLPVENGVLDNVDLIDIPVPEPTDAAPLWASKCHWLLDSYRQRCQPDLLLVCNAATVRAQIPATARRLLQWVDDTQPQQDGALPGLVWAITPQDDRFVHKRNLDEAVQQLIGKPGQRWGTLQALDSSSLQRLIEWLSQATVPAQRQNRLQLQDARLLQQAQRLMSAWKAPANADAAHGRAQAESVVRELQKQAATLGELLEGLLPAQQYFEQLCQAQPPREEKVSALFSDSVDLFALPDDSPRNAAGQQDRGFAAHALWVSYLRQWSRSEDNARRYGVAPQTLQQLADILIVTSYRLELPQQLQAVMLDERASASQLRAIISNYLAWLGYTRVPPQARPASRIAKGSTLFAASAHSTERLTELGENPAHAATRYVYDWLVALFTRACEAPDYRHPLDIPDDARAALNALF; this is encoded by the coding sequence ATGAGTCGCATACAGACATTCATCGACTGGACCCAGACCACCCGCCAGGTCTCCGCGCTGTTTGATAACGATGCCGACGCGCTGCTCACCCGGCTGCAGGCGCTGAACGCGCAGCAGCAGGCGCTACAGCAGGCGCAGCGCGCACCGGTTAGCATTGCGCTGTACGGCTGCTCGCAGGGCGCGAAAGCGCATCTGCTTGGCGCATTATGCGCCAGCGGCCAGGGGCGGCTGATGGTGCGCGCCGGGAATAAAACCTTCGACTATTTTAGCCATATCAACCCCGGCCATGCGCTGACCCGCATGGCGCTACGTTTTTCCCGCGAAGCCGCAGCGCCTGATGACGCGTTTCCGCTACGCCTGCATCTGATGAGCGAAACGGATCTGGTGCAGCTGTTTATCGCCCACGCGCTGCGCCAGGGCGCGGTTCGCCAGGTGGACAAGGCCGTGGTGGTGGCGCGCCTGAATGCGTGGCAGGCGCTGCGCCAGTCACAGCCCGCTGCGGGCGTCAGCCGCGAGGACGTCGCCGCGCTGGCCCGCTTCTGGCAGGGGGTGGTTCCCACGCGCCAGCAGCAGTTTGATGATGCGCTCTGGCAGCAGTTTATTCAGCTGATCCCCTGCCTCGACCTCAGCGCGCGCGCCAGTGCGTGGGCGCTGCTGTGGGGCGAGCAGCAGGAGCTGACCCGCCAGTGGCTCGCCCTGGCGCACGTCCTGCAGCAGTGCGGACACGCGGGAGAAGTGGCGGCGCCGCTCAGCCTGCTGGTCGACGGTTTTGCCCTGCCTGCAGAAGGTTTCCTGACGCCGGAGTATGCGCCGGAAGGCGAAGTGCTGGCGCATCCGCTGGCGGGCGAAAACCTGCTCAGCGCCGTAAGCCTGCCGATAGACGCCCTCGCCCTGCTGACCCGCGAGCTGGTGCTGCCGGTTGAAAACGGCGTACTGGATAACGTCGACCTGATTGATATTCCGGTGCCCGAACCCACCGACGCCGCGCCGCTGTGGGCCAGCAAATGCCACTGGCTGCTCGACAGCTACCGCCAGCGCTGCCAGCCCGATCTGCTGCTCGTCTGCAACGCGGCGACGGTTCGGGCGCAGATCCCGGCCACCGCCAGACGGCTGCTGCAGTGGGTGGACGATACCCAGCCGCAGCAGGACGGCGCGCTTCCCGGGCTGGTGTGGGCCATTACCCCGCAGGACGATCGTTTCGTACACAAACGCAATCTGGATGAAGCGGTGCAGCAGCTTATCGGCAAACCCGGCCAGCGCTGGGGAACGCTTCAGGCGCTGGACAGCAGCAGCCTTCAGCGGCTGATCGAATGGCTGTCGCAGGCGACGGTGCCGGCACAGCGTCAGAACCGCCTGCAGCTGCAGGACGCGCGGCTGCTGCAACAGGCGCAGCGGCTGATGTCGGCGTGGAAAGCACCGGCCAACGCTGATGCCGCGCACGGCCGCGCCCAGGCCGAAAGCGTGGTGCGCGAGCTGCAAAAACAGGCGGCAACGCTTGGCGAACTGCTGGAAGGGCTTCTTCCCGCCCAGCAGTATTTCGAGCAGCTCTGCCAGGCACAGCCGCCGCGGGAAGAGAAAGTCAGCGCGCTGTTTAGCGACAGCGTGGACCTGTTCGCCCTGCCGGACGACAGCCCGCGCAACGCCGCCGGGCAGCAGGATCGCGGTTTTGCCGCCCATGCGCTGTGGGTCAGCTATTTGCGCCAGTGGAGCCGCAGCGAGGATAACGCCCGCCGCTATGGCGTCGCCCCCCAGACGCTACAGCAGCTGGCGGACATTTTAATCGTCACCAGCTACCGCCTGGAGCTGCCCCAGCAGCTGCAGGCCGTGATGCTGGACGAGCGCGCCAGCGCCTCGCAGCTGCGCGCTATTATCAGCAACTATCTGGCATGGCTGGGCTATACCCGCGTTCCGCCCCAGGCGCGACCGGCCAGCCGGATAGCCAAAGGTAGCACGCTGTTCGCCGCCAGCGCGCACAGCACCGAACGCCTCACGGAGCTTGGCGAAAACCCGGCGCACGCGGCAACCCGCTACGTTTACGACTGGCTGGTCGCCCTCTTCACCCGGGCCTGCGAAGCGCCGGATTACCGCCATCCGCTGGATATCCCCGACGACGCCCGCGCCGCGCTGAACGCGTTATTTTAA
- a CDS encoding alpha/beta fold hydrolase, protein MNVMISRVAGAAVRWHDLPGDGDPIVFIHGLGCASSYEYPRLASDPALSGRRAILIDLPGSGFSDKPADYDYSTSHQAEVVAEVLTHHGVSRYFLYGHSMGGSIAIELAERACAQVLALAVSEPNFHAGGGEFSRRIVEQTERAFVDRGFRQMVEAETSAWKGCLQNTAPWAVWRGARSLVEGVTPSWWARFAQLSCPKALIVGERSLPDADAQKAAAAGIPLHAIADAGHSMSWENPSALAETLAHIFTPG, encoded by the coding sequence ATGAACGTTATGATCTCACGGGTTGCCGGCGCGGCGGTGCGCTGGCACGACTTGCCGGGCGACGGCGATCCGATTGTATTTATTCACGGGCTGGGATGCGCATCGTCCTACGAATATCCTCGTCTGGCGTCGGACCCGGCCCTGTCCGGACGCCGCGCGATTCTCATCGATCTGCCGGGCAGCGGCTTTAGCGACAAACCCGCTGATTACGACTACAGCACCAGCCATCAGGCCGAGGTCGTCGCGGAGGTCCTTACTCATCATGGCGTTAGCCGCTATTTCCTGTATGGCCATAGCATGGGCGGCAGCATCGCTATTGAGCTGGCGGAACGCGCCTGCGCGCAGGTCTTAGCCCTTGCGGTCTCGGAGCCTAATTTCCACGCGGGAGGCGGCGAGTTCAGCCGCCGGATCGTCGAACAAACTGAACGGGCGTTTGTGGACCGGGGATTCCGGCAGATGGTTGAGGCGGAAACCTCCGCGTGGAAAGGGTGCCTGCAAAATACGGCGCCATGGGCCGTGTGGCGGGGAGCAAGGAGCCTGGTAGAGGGAGTAACGCCCTCATGGTGGGCGCGTTTTGCTCAGCTGTCATGCCCCAAAGCGCTGATTGTCGGCGAGCGTTCCCTGCCGGACGCTGATGCGCAAAAGGCCGCTGCGGCGGGTATACCGCTGCATGCGATCGCCGATGCGGGGCATTCGATGTCGTGGGAAAACCCCTCTGCGCTTGCAGAAACGCTGGCGCACATTTTTACCCCCGGCTGA
- a CDS encoding GhoT/OrtT family toxin, which yields MTLYQKMLVFYAVMAVICAFITWFLTKESFCIRLIATVLIGATWPFSFPVALLLSLF from the coding sequence ATGACGCTGTACCAAAAGATGTTGGTTTTCTATGCCGTTATGGCAGTAATTTGTGCCTTTATTACCTGGTTCCTGACGAAAGAAAGTTTCTGTATCCGCCTGATTGCCACCGTACTGATTGGCGCCACCTGGCCGTTTAGCTTCCCCGTGGCGCTGCTGCTGTCGCTTTTCTGA
- the yncL gene encoding stress response membrane protein YncL produces MDVSSRTVVLINLLVAIALLWLLSMRFGWF; encoded by the coding sequence ATGGACGTTTCCAGCAGAACGGTGGTCCTGATTAATCTGCTCGTGGCGATCGCGCTGCTCTGGCTACTGTCGATGCGCTTTGGCTGGTTCTAA